One region of Mucilaginibacter gotjawali genomic DNA includes:
- a CDS encoding DUF6603 domain-containing protein: MTILGPDSINPVAMQIGTLIGLFTKVEDEYVFNNAWFNDPWSYISAIPANPEMFELLGTLMTSAQGTAVGTPRQALNRTWYPILNPIVEEGGTPAPTGIYIVASQQVKGKPTELGVGALYEWKYDDFSMLPYAYFPILKLPTQEGGSFEFILGDEAHPVETGINITGSNGVFNTGNGIASLSFDGFQAASQIYFVEGKYPSLDLTFLNLKLPGEKQGSNRSLFDLIQNASVQQSITVALSVLGSQLSQLEGGAGTAGKMVNSVLELLGLLGPVPGIDWDALVRDPANVVKIFTDWLQNITSNNATLKAWLNDWYCLFKGLDATEDKSYVTGDGTRVSPFSANLLSAKFTETLSVDFDLTFATQQTPEGELKIYPGFSVASSAINPIESMPEFGVKVLASAEVLCYTMHPKSTNQNSTISFFPQYSVMASAANTVKGKPLFAVNDTFGAHELAADEAPAGFSIGSMEVGFIYDAAIAASKIPSPNFRLHDVQTAIGSWPLIDLSNFNVETIEKAIGPIVSAAITAFFGENNAYAKAFTAVFGIDPPSSYVGEWPLKDKMLLSPNELALLIKNPFAAIGAYYSRCLNTNGDGKPLFKYLVPDFSTLLGSESDTVVGEGTEKLPWLIPILKVGTATINLALWEPAENQLGIAFDFVVPMPFTFISATFDLHAAMMVMQLPGNDGAGTWNAAWMQTITGTLVIKDADGGKLMTPQIGGVSIAATDVYVTGGWKNNSSFFVVAGIDNLQLNSSIGTIVLGDIEFSTVGWDVEQLKKFTPAIVNGLGLLMLENGGTVGVLITTTLGLLPNLPQIFDGQEHPEYNFPIPEYLIIPQNWPVISIDNYTNPWIDVVNQLSALYSGSEFMVPLMQMIGWGITGIVPGAPDIIPAGTLADPWNVSIPDVFGIDLLTYIEDSQAGYGVRKLFNVNATESVQIATILRADVPGVMLNGATGPTNNYPGISFINVIQNPNVTLPLIDEGGLFIDKVQLGAFLQLQNGQLVLIPVLRFVNSRLKDTEILRDIELIPVPGKPQFTANDAIDAFNSLINAMMEKLSATIQAEGFTQLQAFLDILALYRVVDIVIDEDTKLKTYSFNPGAWASILSNPGGYLFTQTTLILQNEQPCADLVKSLAQLLGYTSFNLPAAWQGIQYLLQSLELAKDYNGFYIPVFDAWLALFKDPVGYLQNSVSHLFNTPALIKQLVTNVATLVTLPKGPGGVNLEKYFSVDTSGTILTIQVPTDKIVMIGDEIQLFADLVIDVNAYTLTNSIALGSRTLDSSLAFNWTPSFTGGHLSADYGFYLTGIPHTPQAFPPLPLWPFPADTQKYLQQIGFQVPMTLLSSFSVKYVNDFVVPQNPAVINIFKVLGLTSTVEGTDLVKPLTGIFMNPLQWLLTPEVLGNGTGGVDLSKLGGLLYAITDAAGIKNGSIELKAYEHDGKKDGVELTGLPWGVSFIVFANTLEGANLRGNFKPALPSPAPNINLTAGVAFGTPNGVGIDGSISMSYDLGEGSGGTNNTFGITAAYAKKGFVLSAKANANEYLLLPWGGFNQFLNEGTAGTLLTIIGDKLFGAYHEYVLENPGTPLEPFVRSIEILTKIVDGATLFNFFNAIYQDPLGQFTEANITVTLPRINEFLTTILTLEGFSISSDEKLLVYEHTFASFPGAKVVINIGLRTVEGVTIFGLWLQPVATYSWMSLGLVDTGVGIVMPVNYDSPDLRYEVNIAIGTNFSSFNIPNVPEPTLVFGLNGDLKTIHGPNLKFYPVTVSDAAGTLQIEILPTAQLLIAGRSNVTTEQWMINFGVEFLIPFMANTALGVKAVKDWLDLTKIGNVVGIPGKVLVDWGLLEKTGGNYYLSNLREAFDLNDPIEIVTKLIFSALNLLDGQRVVPIKDHGIYVQSETEGTNRRYGVRIQITDIEVTSSLNSDGAKLLFQLGKYYADQDKNNNWTGLKSDPGFVVYFINRDTANDTMTFLPKFDLVSVGLDFAGANAQKPLINTKGVTIQSIEPRVYVSLDLNGNLKTDFGAGIMLYNLGVPLGPGFDKPSSNTNPVAQNLLTGGGDPGKTDAINPAFSVAASYVYNSQTFTLQLYDSKNLPADKVWISIMRAFGPLQVRKVGIGWKGSAVPKRLDFLFDGQVSLAGLMANLVELDIGIPITDPTNFGEYSLDLAGLDVSYNAGAVSIGGGFLKDDSAGYIQYTGQAKIQTAAFGIGAFGAYALIEGHPSLFIFAYLNAPLGGPPYFFINGLSGGFGYNRTINIPPAKEIENFPFVAGIENPAALGGKDGKAPTNEEALKTLGTKTVPPQLGSYWVAAGIMFASFELINSKAVLMVIFGNDFEIALLGLSGMVLPKKGKTYVGAQIAFKVTYKVSTGLLAMEAVLTSNSYVIDSNCRLTGGLAFFVWFKNQTDSAAKAGEFVFTLGGYHPAFKKPDYFPDEPRLGFSWAVGGGVSIKGGAYFALTPSAVMAGGSLEAVYQSGNLKAWFTAYADFLIMWNPFYYDIRVGVSVGASYTVKFIWTTTFKVELGADVHIWGPEMAGSATVHWWVISFTVNFGATNTRPNTTNIIEWGEFKPYFLPSDQAPAVAPQQQPQPQPDEKGLVKRTIAPAPQETIPVQQVSHIKQTAGLIKEIPNPDPAVSEKSPVLWQITADGFAFTVSTVVPLNKITITGVEQPITSDKKFGIRPMGNVVFGTPGQMSELTFTVKYNNDIYKAFQNWNFNGDLNGIPESLWGTTNDGKTAIDAKIIPDALVGLSAKIISSSDNLPVGGPPMFPLSNLGYAAWPWRKLTLANNPHLHPSEPAKQSDQSLIIIEDTVMAVGVVTVREMILNAIVSAGINVVTDGRLDQMAAYASATFQSFPMLGELGSLGYQPELQLAAIPQTFHRSKPELLLKAEPREFAAPLVRAVAFQYAGPELPSTVFMAASTNDVKMTRPVKGKMFSYDNTQQWMVDAVKQGTNLRASGAEGLPEFTIYPGVSVIVDFDPDGPASLIKLAGNDPVFACWFDQYNQLLGSEVLSASKELPAGVAQLILSGLNIEALKIPYAYGWYATSELTLVNPNSLIGMGAVIAPDAPVRVKTRISSEGYGLIQGQGMIKVNRIMKDGVSVPAGVKTIMPSDLKTVAAIALKKDLGMPFNSDSISLEIKVLTGNIPEYRKLTPAKVIDGSYEAAVLFEVPGDTGYNYNVIYTTSDAQTTITGVMGLTEEVKYVEENWKDIVIQPALPYPYTWPQPTATITIETI, encoded by the coding sequence ATGACCATCCTTGGGCCAGACTCTATAAACCCGGTTGCCATGCAAATTGGCACGCTGATAGGGCTTTTTACCAAAGTTGAGGACGAGTACGTGTTTAACAATGCTTGGTTTAATGATCCTTGGTCGTACATCAGCGCCATACCGGCGAACCCGGAGATGTTTGAGCTGCTGGGTACACTGATGACAAGCGCCCAGGGCACAGCGGTAGGTACCCCCAGGCAGGCCCTTAACCGAACCTGGTATCCTATCCTTAACCCTATCGTGGAAGAAGGCGGAACCCCGGCGCCAACCGGTATTTATATTGTTGCCAGCCAGCAGGTTAAAGGGAAACCTACCGAGCTTGGCGTGGGCGCGCTGTACGAGTGGAAGTACGATGATTTTTCGATGCTGCCTTACGCTTATTTCCCTATATTAAAATTACCAACCCAGGAAGGCGGCAGCTTTGAATTTATATTAGGCGATGAGGCACACCCTGTGGAAACCGGTATCAATATCACCGGCTCAAACGGTGTTTTTAATACCGGCAATGGCATCGCGAGCCTGTCGTTCGATGGTTTCCAGGCGGCCAGCCAGATCTATTTTGTGGAGGGCAAATACCCTTCGCTCGACCTCACCTTTTTAAATCTTAAACTACCCGGCGAAAAACAGGGCAGTAACCGCTCGCTTTTCGATCTGATCCAAAATGCATCGGTACAGCAAAGCATCACCGTTGCCCTTTCCGTATTGGGCAGCCAGCTGTCGCAACTGGAAGGCGGTGCGGGCACCGCGGGTAAGATGGTAAATTCGGTATTGGAATTGCTGGGCCTGCTGGGCCCGGTGCCGGGGATAGATTGGGATGCGCTTGTGCGCGACCCTGCCAACGTAGTAAAAATATTTACCGACTGGCTGCAAAACATCACCAGTAACAATGCCACCCTTAAAGCATGGCTGAATGATTGGTATTGCCTGTTTAAAGGTTTGGATGCTACCGAAGATAAAAGCTATGTGACAGGCGATGGCACAAGGGTGAGTCCTTTTTCTGCTAATCTGCTCTCGGCAAAGTTTACTGAAACGCTTTCTGTTGATTTTGACCTTACGTTTGCCACACAGCAAACGCCGGAAGGCGAGTTGAAAATTTATCCCGGCTTTAGCGTGGCGTCCTCAGCCATCAACCCCATTGAAAGTATGCCCGAGTTTGGTGTGAAAGTACTTGCGTCTGCCGAAGTGTTGTGTTACACCATGCATCCAAAATCTACCAACCAAAACAGCACGATCAGCTTTTTCCCGCAATACAGTGTCATGGCTTCGGCGGCCAATACTGTAAAAGGCAAGCCTTTATTTGCGGTAAACGATACTTTTGGCGCCCATGAGCTGGCTGCAGACGAAGCGCCTGCGGGATTTAGTATAGGCAGCATGGAAGTTGGTTTTATTTACGATGCCGCCATTGCTGCAAGTAAAATTCCAAGCCCTAACTTCAGGCTGCACGATGTGCAAACTGCTATTGGCTCCTGGCCGCTGATTGATCTTTCCAACTTCAATGTCGAAACGATTGAAAAGGCGATTGGCCCAATAGTAAGCGCTGCAATAACAGCCTTTTTCGGCGAAAATAATGCCTATGCAAAGGCGTTTACCGCAGTGTTCGGTATCGATCCGCCGTCTTCCTACGTGGGCGAGTGGCCTTTAAAGGATAAAATGCTGCTGTCGCCAAACGAACTGGCCCTGCTGATTAAAAATCCGTTTGCCGCCATCGGCGCATATTATTCCCGGTGTTTGAATACAAACGGCGATGGAAAGCCATTATTCAAATACCTGGTTCCGGATTTTTCGACCCTGTTAGGCAGCGAAAGCGATACGGTAGTGGGCGAGGGGACGGAGAAATTGCCATGGCTGATCCCCATCCTGAAAGTGGGCACAGCCACTATCAACCTGGCATTATGGGAACCTGCAGAAAATCAATTGGGCATCGCCTTTGATTTTGTTGTGCCGATGCCGTTTACCTTTATTTCGGCTACGTTTGATTTGCATGCAGCGATGATGGTGATGCAATTGCCGGGTAATGATGGCGCAGGCACCTGGAACGCTGCCTGGATGCAAACTATAACCGGGACGCTGGTTATAAAAGATGCAGACGGCGGAAAATTGATGACGCCGCAAATTGGCGGTGTTTCCATTGCCGCTACAGATGTTTACGTTACCGGCGGCTGGAAAAATAACAGCAGCTTTTTTGTGGTGGCCGGCATTGATAACCTGCAATTAAATTCAAGCATTGGCACTATTGTATTAGGAGATATTGAATTCAGTACCGTAGGATGGGATGTTGAACAACTAAAGAAATTTACACCGGCCATAGTAAATGGTTTGGGTTTGCTGATGCTGGAAAATGGCGGAACAGTAGGCGTACTGATCACCACCACGCTGGGATTGCTGCCTAACCTGCCTCAAATATTCGACGGGCAGGAACATCCCGAATATAACTTCCCGATACCTGAATACCTGATCATACCACAAAACTGGCCGGTTATTTCGATAGACAATTACACCAATCCATGGATCGATGTAGTGAACCAGCTGAGCGCCCTTTATTCAGGCAGCGAGTTTATGGTGCCGCTGATGCAGATGATAGGCTGGGGCATTACCGGTATAGTGCCGGGCGCGCCGGATATCATCCCCGCAGGCACCCTCGCCGATCCTTGGAATGTGAGTATCCCAGATGTGTTTGGGATAGACCTGCTCACTTATATAGAGGATAGCCAGGCCGGTTATGGGGTGCGTAAACTGTTTAACGTTAACGCAACGGAGTCGGTACAAATAGCTACTATCTTAAGGGCGGATGTTCCGGGCGTAATGCTGAACGGGGCCACCGGTCCTACAAACAATTATCCAGGCATATCGTTCATTAACGTCATTCAGAATCCAAATGTAACGCTGCCGCTGATTGATGAGGGTGGTTTGTTTATCGATAAAGTGCAGCTCGGCGCATTTTTGCAGCTGCAAAATGGTCAGCTGGTACTGATCCCTGTGCTCCGGTTTGTGAACAGCAGGCTAAAAGATACAGAGATCTTAAGAGACATCGAGCTGATCCCCGTACCTGGCAAGCCGCAATTTACCGCTAATGACGCTATCGACGCCTTCAACTCCCTTATCAATGCGATGATGGAAAAACTGTCGGCGACCATCCAGGCTGAAGGCTTTACCCAGTTACAGGCATTTTTAGATATTTTGGCCCTTTACAGGGTGGTGGATATAGTGATTGACGAGGATACCAAATTAAAAACCTATTCCTTCAATCCCGGGGCATGGGCATCTATACTTTCCAACCCGGGCGGCTATTTGTTTACACAAACAACACTCATACTGCAAAATGAACAGCCTTGTGCCGACCTGGTAAAATCGTTGGCGCAACTATTAGGTTATACCAGTTTCAACCTGCCGGCGGCCTGGCAGGGTATCCAGTACCTGCTGCAATCGCTCGAACTGGCGAAAGATTATAACGGATTTTATATCCCCGTGTTTGATGCCTGGCTGGCCTTGTTTAAAGATCCGGTAGGTTATCTGCAAAACAGCGTTTCCCATCTCTTTAACACCCCGGCACTCATCAAACAATTGGTTACCAATGTAGCAACGCTGGTTACCCTGCCTAAAGGGCCTGGCGGCGTTAACCTGGAGAAATATTTTAGTGTTGATACCAGCGGTACCATCCTTACCATACAGGTGCCAACCGATAAAATAGTGATGATAGGTGACGAGATCCAGTTGTTTGCCGACCTGGTAATTGATGTAAACGCCTATACGCTCACCAACAGCATTGCACTTGGTTCGCGTACGCTTGATTCTTCGCTGGCCTTCAACTGGACACCAAGCTTTACCGGCGGCCATCTCAGCGCTGATTATGGATTTTATCTAACAGGTATCCCGCATACCCCGCAGGCATTCCCGCCGCTGCCGCTTTGGCCGTTCCCTGCCGATACCCAAAAGTATTTGCAGCAAATTGGCTTCCAGGTGCCGATGACCTTGCTGAGTTCGTTTTCAGTAAAATATGTGAATGATTTTGTGGTGCCGCAAAACCCGGCGGTCATCAATATTTTCAAGGTGCTGGGTTTAACTTCTACCGTTGAAGGAACTGATTTGGTGAAACCGCTCACCGGCATTTTCATGAACCCGCTGCAATGGCTGCTTACACCCGAAGTATTGGGTAACGGCACTGGTGGTGTCGATCTTTCAAAATTGGGCGGATTACTATACGCCATTACCGATGCTGCAGGCATTAAAAACGGCAGCATTGAGTTAAAGGCTTACGAGCATGACGGTAAAAAGGATGGGGTTGAATTGACGGGTCTGCCATGGGGTGTTAGCTTCATCGTTTTTGCAAACACCTTAGAAGGGGCCAACCTGAGGGGTAACTTTAAACCGGCACTGCCATCGCCGGCGCCAAATATCAATCTTACAGCAGGCGTTGCATTTGGTACACCAAACGGCGTAGGTATTGATGGCAGCATCAGTATGAGTTACGACCTGGGCGAAGGCTCCGGAGGTACCAATAATACCTTCGGTATTACCGCCGCGTATGCCAAAAAAGGATTTGTACTTTCGGCAAAAGCCAATGCGAACGAATATCTGCTGCTGCCATGGGGTGGTTTTAACCAATTTTTAAACGAAGGCACGGCAGGCACACTCTTAACCATTATTGGCGATAAACTCTTTGGCGCCTACCACGAATATGTGCTCGAAAACCCCGGCACCCCGCTTGAACCTTTTGTTAGAAGTATTGAAATACTGACCAAAATAGTTGATGGCGCAACCCTGTTCAATTTCTTTAATGCTATTTACCAGGATCCGCTGGGCCAGTTTACCGAAGCTAACATCACGGTAACCCTGCCAAGGATCAATGAATTCCTCACCACGATATTAACGCTTGAAGGATTTAGCATAAGCAGCGATGAGAAACTGCTGGTATATGAACACACCTTTGCATCGTTCCCCGGTGCAAAAGTGGTCATCAACATTGGTTTGAGGACGGTGGAGGGTGTTACCATATTTGGTTTATGGCTGCAACCGGTGGCTACTTATAGCTGGATGTCGCTCGGGCTCGTGGATACGGGTGTGGGTATAGTGATGCCGGTAAATTACGACAGCCCCGATTTGCGGTATGAAGTTAACATCGCCATCGGCACAAATTTCAGCAGCTTTAATATCCCGAACGTGCCGGAACCAACGCTGGTTTTTGGGTTGAATGGCGATTTGAAGACCATCCATGGGCCAAACCTTAAATTTTACCCGGTTACGGTATCCGATGCTGCCGGGACGTTGCAGATCGAAATATTACCAACCGCTCAATTGCTTATAGCAGGCAGAAGTAATGTAACTACCGAACAATGGATGATCAACTTTGGTGTTGAATTCCTTATTCCTTTTATGGCGAATACCGCCCTCGGCGTAAAAGCGGTTAAAGACTGGCTTGATCTGACCAAAATAGGAAATGTTGTCGGGATCCCCGGTAAGGTACTGGTGGATTGGGGACTGCTGGAAAAAACCGGCGGCAATTATTACCTCAGCAACCTGCGCGAAGCCTTTGACCTGAATGACCCTATTGAAATAGTTACCAAACTTATTTTCAGCGCCCTTAACCTGCTCGACGGACAAAGGGTTGTGCCGATAAAAGACCATGGCATATACGTACAAAGTGAAACGGAAGGTACCAATAGGCGTTACGGTGTCCGCATCCAGATCACTGATATTGAAGTTACCAGTTCCTTAAACTCCGATGGGGCCAAACTCCTGTTCCAACTGGGCAAATACTACGCAGACCAGGATAAAAACAATAACTGGACAGGCCTGAAAAGTGATCCGGGCTTTGTGGTTTATTTTATTAACAGGGATACGGCTAATGATACCATGACCTTCCTGCCAAAATTTGATCTGGTAAGTGTGGGTCTTGATTTTGCCGGCGCTAATGCGCAAAAGCCGTTAATCAATACCAAAGGGGTAACCATTCAATCCATAGAACCCCGCGTGTATGTGTCCCTTGATTTAAATGGTAATTTAAAAACCGATTTCGGCGCGGGGATCATGTTGTACAATTTGGGTGTTCCGCTTGGCCCCGGATTCGATAAACCAAGTAGTAACACCAACCCCGTAGCGCAAAACCTGCTTACCGGTGGCGGAGATCCCGGCAAAACTGATGCCATTAACCCCGCATTCTCCGTTGCGGCATCCTATGTTTATAATTCGCAAACATTCACCCTGCAGCTTTACGATTCAAAAAACCTGCCGGCAGATAAAGTTTGGATCTCCATCATGCGGGCATTCGGGCCATTGCAGGTACGTAAAGTAGGTATTGGGTGGAAAGGCTCCGCCGTACCAAAACGCCTCGATTTTCTTTTCGACGGGCAGGTGTCGCTGGCTGGCCTCATGGCCAACCTGGTTGAACTGGACATCGGGATCCCGATCACCGATCCAACAAACTTTGGCGAATATTCATTGGACCTTGCCGGGCTTGACGTATCCTACAACGCCGGCGCGGTATCCATTGGCGGTGGCTTCCTGAAAGATGATAGCGCCGGCTATATTCAATATACAGGCCAGGCAAAAATACAAACTGCGGCATTCGGTATAGGTGCATTCGGTGCTTATGCATTGATAGAAGGCCATCCGTCTTTATTCATCTTTGCTTATCTGAATGCGCCGCTGGGCGGGCCTCCGTATTTCTTTATCAACGGGCTTTCAGGTGGTTTTGGATATAATCGTACCATCAATATTCCTCCGGCGAAAGAAATTGAGAATTTTCCTTTTGTAGCAGGTATTGAAAATCCGGCTGCACTGGGTGGCAAAGATGGCAAAGCGCCAACCAACGAGGAAGCCTTAAAAACGCTCGGCACAAAGACAGTTCCGCCACAACTTGGTTCATATTGGGTTGCTGCGGGGATCATGTTCGCCTCTTTTGAGCTGATCAACTCCAAAGCAGTGCTGATGGTGATCTTCGGGAACGATTTTGAGATCGCCTTATTAGGCCTCTCGGGCATGGTTTTGCCCAAAAAAGGCAAGACCTATGTGGGTGCGCAAATAGCGTTCAAGGTTACCTACAAAGTGTCAACCGGCTTGCTGGCCATGGAAGCTGTATTGACCTCCAACTCCTATGTGATCGACTCCAATTGCAGGCTAACCGGCGGACTGGCCTTCTTCGTTTGGTTTAAGAACCAAACAGATTCAGCAGCCAAAGCAGGTGAGTTTGTATTTACCCTTGGCGGCTATCACCCGGCCTTTAAAAAACCCGATTATTTCCCGGATGAACCGCGGCTTGGCTTTAGCTGGGCTGTTGGCGGCGGGGTATCCATAAAAGGCGGTGCCTACTTTGCCTTAACGCCATCTGCGGTTATGGCAGGGGGCTCGCTGGAGGCCGTTTACCAGAGCGGCAACCTCAAAGCCTGGTTCACTGCCTATGCTGACTTCCTCATTATGTGGAACCCGTTTTATTACGATATCCGGGTAGGAGTGAGCGTGGGTGCATCCTATACCGTTAAATTTATCTGGACAACAACCTTCAAGGTTGAACTTGGCGCTGATGTGCACATCTGGGGGCCTGAAATGGCCGGCAGCGCTACTGTACACTGGTGGGTTATCTCCTTTACGGTTAATTTCGGCGCAACAAATACCCGTCCGAACACAACCAATATTATTGAGTGGGGCGAGTTTAAACCCTATTTCCTGCCCAGCGACCAGGCCCCTGCCGTTGCCCCGCAACAGCAGCCGCAACCTCAGCCGGACGAGAAAGGTTTGGTAAAACGTACGATAGCTCCGGCTCCGCAGGAAACCATACCGGTGCAGCAGGTATCGCATATCAAGCAGACAGCGGGTTTGATCAAAGAAATTCCAAACCCTGATCCTGCCGTAAGCGAAAAGAGCCCTGTTTTGTGGCAAATAACAGCAGACGGCTTTGCGTTTACCGTAAGCACGGTTGTACCGCTCAATAAGATCACTATTACCGGGGTTGAGCAACCGATCACCAGTGATAAAAAATTCGGCATCCGGCCGATGGGTAATGTGGTTTTCGGTACACCAGGCCAGATGTCTGAACTAACCTTCACCGTAAAATATAACAATGATATTTACAAGGCTTTCCAAAACTGGAATTTTAACGGCGATCTGAATGGGATCCCCGAATCGTTATGGGGAACTACCAACGACGGTAAAACAGCTATCGACGCCAAAATAATACCTGATGCACTGGTAGGTCTTTCGGCTAAGATAATTTCTTCTTCGGATAACCTGCCCGTGGGGGGCCCGCCGATGTTCCCTTTGTCCAACCTGGGTTATGCCGCCTGGCCATGGCGGAAACTGACGCTGGCCAATAACCCGCACCTGCATCCTTCAGAACCGGCCAAACAATCAGATCAGTCGTTGATCATTATTGAAGACACCGTTATGGCAGTCGGAGTGGTCACTGTGAGGGAAATGATTCTAAACGCTATAGTAAGTGCCGGGATAAACGTGGTGACAGATGGCAGGCTTGATCAGATGGCGGCCTATGCATCCGCTACCTTCCAGTCGTTCCCGATGCTGGGCGAATTAGGTAGCCTGGGCTATCAGCCTGAATTACAACTCGCTGCCATTCCGCAAACTTTCCACCGCAGTAAACCTGAGCTTTTACTGAAGGCGGAACCACGTGAATTTGCAGCGCCTTTGGTTCGGGCCGTTGCATTCCAATATGCCGGGCCGGAACTGCCGTCAACCGTGTTTATGGCAGCATCAACCAATGATGTAAAAATGACCCGGCCTGTAAAGGGTAAAATGTTTAGTTACGACAATACCCAGCAATGGATGGTAGATGCCGTAAAACAAGGTACCAACCTGAGGGCTTCGGGTGCTGAAGGCTTGCCTGAATTTACCATATACCCGGGCGTCTCTGTCATTGTTGACTTTGATCCGGATGGCCCTGCATCACTCATCAAATTGGCGGGTAATGATCCGGTATTCGCCTGCTGGTTCGATCAGTATAACCAGTTGCTGGGCAGCGAGGTGCTGAGCGCAAGCAAGGAACTGCCGGCCGGTGTGGCCCAGCTGATCCTGAGCGGGCTGAATATCGAAGCATTAAAAATACCTTATGCCTACGGCTGGTATGCTACATCTGAACTTACCCTGGTTAATCCCAATTCACTGATCGGTATGGGCGCCGTCATCGCGCCGGATGCCCCTGTCCGCGTAAAAACCAGGATTTCGTCAGAAGGGTACGGTTTGATCCAGGGCCAGGGCATGATAAAGGTTAACCGCATCATGAAGGATGGGGTAAGCGTTCCTGCGGGAGTTAAAACAATTATGCCGTCAGATTTGAAAACGGTGGCCGCTATTGCTTTGAAGAAGGACCTGGGAATGCCTTTCAACAGTGATAGCATCAGCCTGGAAATAAAAGTGCTCACCGGAAATATACCTGAATACCGGAAGCTGACACCGGCGAAGGTTATTGACGGATCATACGAAGCTGCTGTATTATTTGAGGTGCCCGGCGATACAGGTTACAATTATAATGTGATCTATACTACATCCGACGCGCAGACGACAATTACCGGGGTAATGGGGCTAACGGAAGAAGTGAAATATGTAGAAGAAAACTGGAAGGATATCGTCATTCAGCCGGCATTACCGTACCCTTATACCTGGCCGCAACCAACTGCTACCATAACCATTGAAACAATTTAG